A region of the Candidatus Delongbacteria bacterium genome:
TGTCAATATTTTTATCTTTTTTAAGCCTTCTACATTTTGTTCTAAGGTCAAGAATATTAAGAGAACTAGAGTCATCAATGTATAAATTTAGATTACCTAATTTTTCCATGGCAATTGGTAGTTTCTGCCAGTCACTAGCCGAGAGTCTACCTTTCTTGATATTCTGCATAGGTACAGAAGATTCCATGGAAAGTAATCTGATAATAAGCTCGTGTTTACCCATCTCTAGACTAAAATATGCTATAGAATATTTCTCTTTAGTTTTGCAGGCATTTGTAGCCAAATTAAGTGCAAGCTGAGTTTTTCCCATACCAGGTCTAGCCGCCAAAACAATAAGGGCATTCTTCTGCCAACCTGCAGTATATTCATCAAGTTCTTTGTATCCGGTAGATATCCCTGAAATTGCACCACCTCTTTTACTCCAATCGTCAATCATAGACATCGTCTCAATAATGGCATTATTGATCTTTTCCGGAACATTTTGAGCTCGCTTTTCAGAAAGTAGGAAAAGTTCACTGGAAACACTATCCAGAAGTTCTTTAGCTTCAATTGTTTCAGAAAAAGCGTCCTCAGCAGCATTTGTTGTCGTACTGATAATTGATCTTAAAAGATACTTGTTTTCAACAATTTCTGCATAATAACGTATGTTTGCCGAGGTAGGTACTGCTCCCAACAGTTCTGCCAAATATGCAGGTCCTCCTATCTCGCTGAGTTTATTCATTTTTACAAGTTCATTTTTTAAAGTAAGAGGATCTACATTACTTCCAGCAGTTTGTAACCTTAACACCGCATCAAAGATTGTCTTGTGTTCATGCTGATAAAAATAATCAGACTTTAAGCTGATATCTTTAAGCTTTTCATTGAAATCCTCGTCAATCAAAATAGCACAGAGCAGAGCTCTTTCCACTTCTATATCGAAAGGAAGTTTTTTTAAATTATCCGACATTTAATATCCTAAGTAAGTGTTTATTCGTCTGGAAATTGTTTTGAAAGTCTTCTAAATGAACTAAAGAACAAACCAATTCCTCCAACCATTAGAACCAAAATGGTGATAAGTTCAAACATTGACATATGTTGTAATCTGAATTGAGTAGATGTAATTACACCAAAAACAATCATTACCATAGATCCAAATGTTAAAAGCCACCCAAAAACATTTTTTGAATTGTAAAACATGATTCCGATACCAAAAATGAATGGGACAAGCATATATCCAGATGTAACTCCATAATTTCCATAGCTGTAAAGTCTCATTCCAAAGGAAAAACTATTAGTTATAGTAATGGAGTTTAACAAAAGATATGTTCCTGCTATCATCATGATTAAACCAATAAAAAATCTTCCGATTCCACCTTCTGTACCACCAGCACCCTTGACTTTATATTTTTTCTTGTATTCTTCAATATCCATATCTACTCCATAAATTGATTGTCTTAAAATACAAATTTTAATCTGATTAAACAAGGAAATGAGAACATCCATGACAAAATATTATGCTGATATGACAAAATTCTGACAAATATTTTTTAATTGGCAAATTATCATGAAAGTTGAACTTAATAAGGAGTTATAGAGGCTTTATGCAAATGCTAATTCTCGTAATATTTATACTATCAATATATTTTTTTTAAATAGAGCTTTTATTGGCACGTAAATAGCATAATGTTTGTTCAGAAAATAAAAAGCTTATGATAAAGGAGTAGAAAATGGGAAAAATAATCGGAATCGACCTTGGAACTACCAATAGTTGTGTAGCCGTAATCGAAGGTAATGATCCAGTAGTTATAACAAATGCTGAAGGTGGCAGAACAACACCATCAATTGTTGGTTTTACTAAAAATGGGGATAGACTTGTTGGAG
Encoded here:
- the dnaB gene encoding replicative DNA helicase, whose product is MSDNLKKLPFDIEVERALLCAILIDEDFNEKLKDISLKSDYFYQHEHKTIFDAVLRLQTAGSNVDPLTLKNELVKMNKLSEIGGPAYLAELLGAVPTSANIRYYAEIVENKYLLRSIISTTTNAAEDAFSETIEAKELLDSVSSELFLLSEKRAQNVPEKINNAIIETMSMIDDWSKRGGAISGISTGYKELDEYTAGWQKNALIVLAARPGMGKTQLALNLATNACKTKEKYSIAYFSLEMGKHELIIRLLSMESSVPMQNIKKGRLSASDWQKLPIAMEKLGNLNLYIDDSSSLNILDLRTKCRRLKKDKNIDMVVVDYLGLMETESGLERHEGISRISRALKGLARELEIPVLVLAQLNREVEKRPDKRPMPSDLRDSGAIEQDADLILFIVRPEVYKMKDSEGNDMEGIAEIIIGKQRSGPTGIVKLYFDKKNLKFVELDTTTQYSDAGR